Proteins encoded within one genomic window of Neorhizobium galegae bv. orientalis str. HAMBI 540:
- a CDS encoding CAP domain-containing protein, with the protein MSLIKPSRRDLLVFSGMALALAGCSTTSVLTPTAGAEDETQAALPMVNKLRQGRGLSTLTLDMPARKAAARQAVRMAKANEMKHLIGFGDDFGARMKSNEVALPAAENIASGQDTVVAAVQAWIDSPKHLENMLGSYRGLGVAMARTSVGARPYWAMVLSG; encoded by the coding sequence ATTTCACTGATCAAACCTTCCCGGCGGGACCTTCTCGTCTTTTCCGGCATGGCACTGGCGCTCGCCGGCTGTTCCACCACATCGGTCCTGACGCCGACGGCCGGCGCCGAAGACGAGACGCAAGCCGCGCTTCCGATGGTCAACAAGCTGCGGCAGGGCCGTGGCTTATCCACGCTGACGCTCGACATGCCCGCGCGCAAGGCCGCGGCCCGCCAGGCGGTGCGCATGGCCAAAGCCAACGAAATGAAACACCTGATCGGTTTCGGCGACGATTTTGGCGCCCGGATGAAGAGCAATGAGGTGGCGCTGCCGGCAGCCGAAAATATCGCCAGCGGTCAGGATACGGTCGTGGCCGCCGTGCAGGCCTGGATCGACTCGCCGAAACATCTCGAAAACATGCTCGGCTCCTACCGAGGGCTCGGGGTTGCCATGGCACGCACCTCCGTTGGCGCCCGGCCCTATTGGGCCATGGTCCTTTCCGGCTGA
- a CDS encoding MATE family efflux transporter yields MESGGRKHETGATKPFDVTHRLVLGIAIPMTLGFLTTPLLGLTDTAVVGQLGQAEALAGLAIGAILFDLIYGSLSFFRTSTTGLVAQAFGRGDIREQQAVFWRAFLSALGLGVIMLALSPLILRYAPDLMTSDPTVAEVTRRYFAIRVLTSPATFANFAILGFVLGRGQGVLGLTLQIILNGTNIVLAILFGLVLGWGVAGVAWATAAAEVTAVVIGLVIVSRQFSAAYRPTRADIFDAAKLRQLFQLNADILIRSLILNGAFAVLTRVGSSFGAVTLAANAVLMNIFMLSAFFLDGLAGAAEQLAGRAVGAKYRPSFDRALKLTGLWSFVMAGVVGLFFVVFGQPIIELLTTSQDVRQEAYVYLGWAAVTGLSGALAFQMDGVFIGATWSREMRNMMLASFAGYCVSLAVLVPMIGNHGLWLSLNLFLLMRGFFLAAMVPRKARQSFVSAH; encoded by the coding sequence ATGGAGAGCGGGGGGCGTAAGCACGAGACTGGGGCGACCAAACCCTTCGATGTGACCCACCGGCTGGTGCTCGGCATTGCCATTCCGATGACGCTCGGGTTCCTGACGACGCCGCTGCTCGGCCTCACCGATACCGCGGTTGTCGGGCAGCTCGGCCAGGCGGAAGCGCTGGCGGGCCTGGCGATCGGCGCCATCCTCTTCGATCTCATCTATGGCAGCCTCAGCTTTTTCCGCACCTCGACCACCGGACTGGTGGCGCAGGCCTTCGGCCGAGGAGACATCCGAGAACAGCAGGCGGTATTCTGGCGGGCGTTTTTGAGCGCGCTCGGCCTTGGCGTGATCATGCTGGCGCTCTCGCCGCTGATCCTTCGATATGCGCCGGACCTGATGACCAGCGATCCGACCGTCGCCGAGGTGACACGGCGTTATTTCGCGATCCGGGTACTGACCAGCCCCGCGACCTTCGCCAATTTCGCCATTCTCGGCTTCGTCCTCGGGCGGGGCCAGGGCGTGCTCGGGCTCACGCTGCAGATCATCCTCAACGGCACCAATATCGTGCTTGCCATCCTGTTCGGTCTGGTATTGGGATGGGGTGTGGCGGGCGTCGCCTGGGCGACCGCGGCGGCGGAAGTGACCGCCGTGGTGATCGGCCTCGTCATCGTCAGCCGGCAATTTTCCGCCGCCTACCGGCCGACGCGCGCGGACATTTTCGATGCCGCCAAGCTGCGCCAGCTTTTCCAGCTCAATGCCGACATCCTGATCCGCTCGCTGATATTGAACGGCGCGTTTGCGGTGCTGACCCGCGTCGGGTCGAGCTTCGGGGCGGTGACGCTGGCGGCCAACGCGGTGCTGATGAACATCTTCATGCTCTCGGCCTTCTTCCTCGACGGGCTCGCGGGCGCCGCCGAACAGCTCGCCGGCCGCGCGGTGGGCGCGAAGTACCGACCGTCCTTCGATCGGGCGCTGAAGCTGACCGGCCTCTGGTCCTTCGTGATGGCAGGCGTCGTCGGGCTGTTCTTCGTGGTCTTCGGTCAGCCGATCATCGAGCTTCTGACCACCTCGCAAGACGTGCGGCAGGAGGCTTATGTCTATCTCGGCTGGGCGGCGGTGACGGGCTTGTCCGGCGCGCTCGCCTTCCAGATGGACGGCGTGTTCATCGGCGCCACCTGGTCGCGCGAGATGCGCAACATGATGCTCGCGTCATTTGCAGGCTATTGCGTCAGCCTCGCCGTGCTCGTGCCGATGATCGGCAACCATGGGCTCTGGCTGTCGCTCAACCTGTTCCTGCTGATGCGCGGCTTTTTCCTGGCGGCCATGGTGCCGCGCAAGGCGCGTCAGAGTTTCGTTTCCGCCCATTGA
- a CDS encoding DUF6460 domain-containing protein: MADGVNKFLGDTLGRTIVKLIVVCLVVGFLLAFFGFTPDNIVDTIRYWFLDLWYNGFRALGRVGNYLVLGAIIVIPIFVILRLMSYRR; encoded by the coding sequence ATGGCGGACGGGGTCAACAAGTTCCTGGGCGATACGCTAGGTCGCACGATCGTCAAGCTGATCGTGGTGTGCCTGGTGGTGGGTTTTCTGCTGGCATTCTTCGGCTTCACGCCGGACAATATCGTCGACACGATCCGCTACTGGTTCCTGGACCTTTGGTATAACGGCTTCCGGGCGCTCGGACGGGTCGGCAATTATCTCGTGCTTGGCGCGATCATCGTCATTCCGATCTTCGTCATCCTGCGCCTGATGAGCTACCGCCGCTGA